The following coding sequences lie in one Gadus macrocephalus chromosome 1, ASM3116895v1 genomic window:
- the ncoa6 gene encoding nuclear receptor coactivator 6 isoform X1 produces MAHPHIPPQLPPGAKMLEGDNDSNGDSGVEEDVVEDTGGCQGSGTQEDCVEQECNEESNGDEGHFTIFVAFKGNLEDEDFAEKLNRVVIGIPSIIDLGSETLQPKRVEKWNSVRVTFNIPRDAAERLRLLAQNNQQQLRDLGILSVQIEGEGPINVAMGQNRGQEVRVNGPIGMPGQMRMDMGFPGQPGPAMRMPNPSMVPPGPSMAGQVMVPGGSGQMPPRGRGSTTQIDGMDPMMSVQQQQQQQQQLQHQQAGPHGSGQMPPQAAHHMQALQVGRQLNPAALQQLQQHQQQQQQQQQQQQQQQQQQQQQQQQQQQQQQQQQQQQQQQQAQLSQLGPRPPFNPSGPMAVPPNWNQLPSGVLQPPAAQGGPAWRKPPPQGQIGQRPPSLAAVQTPNHPPPPYPYGSQQTGQVFNAIGQGQLQQQQGGMGQFAAPQPKGPQTGPGGVVGPPRPPPPLPPAPGQQGNLAAKSPGSSSSPFQQGSPGTPPMMAQRPTTPQGFPQGVGSPGRAALGPQGNMQQGFMGMPQHGQPGAQVHPGAMPGMQKRPMGFSNMTGNQNFVQGQVSGTTPGTPGGGAGQQLQSGQAMPHQGPQPSSVAPNTMQGPPHAQANVMGVPGGQPPGAAAGASMGQTQPGLQTQMMGLQHQAQPVSSSPSQMVQGQGGGQTVLSRPLSQGQRGGMTPPKQLMPQQGQGVMHGQGQMVGGQGHQAMLLQQQQQQQQQQAQQQQQQAQQQQQQVQQQQQQQQQQQQQQQQQQQQQQQQQNTMMEQMVPNQMQANKQAFVGKVPAGVMPGQMMRGPSPNVPGNMVPFQAQVGQQQQQQQQQQQQQQQQHLTPQQQQQQQMAQLQQQQLQQQQQHQLQQQQMQQQQQQLQQQQQQQQQQQQQQQQQLQQQQQMNQQQQVPMAGNPNQVMGMHGQQMRLPAGHPLVQQQLQQQQQLQQQKQQQAMLQQQQQQQQQQQQQQQQQQAAQQHQHPLGDPNSGPGELGVQQMLPDMQGQQPQGMMGTPQHMQVGNGHFQGHGMNFNPQFQGQMPMAGAVGPQGGFPVNKDVTLTSPLLVNLLQSDISASQFGPGAKQGAGGNNQAKPKKKKPPRKKKPKVGEQADGLGGLDGASGLEDSDLPGMAGDHSLVMDTSGPKPPDFPNRPAGFTAQPGEQRVLQQVPMQFIQQQQQQQQQQQMQHLQQQQIQQQMQQQMQQQQLQQQQMQQQQQMQQMQMQGQQGMAVTQPPGQAQAQMHPHQLQQQQQQQQQQQQQHQQQQQQQQQQQQQQQQQQQAQPPHLQQQQQQQMMMMQKMQQEQAKNRMSIPPGGQLPPRGMVNPGDVHRMPVSQQGGMPAMINLQGNVGVPPSPDKPRGMPLGVNAQLAGGPRRMSHPDVGPASQGSETEEAPPGGGHTMQGRPGVPELVMQSGNGAQQMMVNPASNAHMMKQGPLPPSMPQHPAASPQQQLPSQAQQGGPMPGIHFPNVPTTSQSSRPKTPNRASPRPYHHPLTPTNRPPSTEPSEINLSPERLNASIAGLFPPKINIPLPPRQPNLNRGFDQQGLNPTTLKAIGQAPPNLNLQGSTNNGSGNNGNNGQQSFSSAGGAAGPGSKLDKQSGGQAKRASPSNSRRSSPASSRKAATPSPGRQKGTKMALAGPPNQQQMINAPGSAMMLNHPAVASNLVSMPSPVAAAPETQPAQNTFIGMQGNPSEGPKESQGTMPQPQSMAHPQPSRELSAPTRMASPRVPTPHEGGVVPQAGSVERQPVNTTPTPDSVPEALSASKDAPVSLNQLLEIPNAAGMPPRPTQSAPARDVAKESPKPPSAPERQQPSVSQASDIPCPVAPAPAPVEMEAPPKPAPCVPTSSPSVQTTASTTVNTNPTSVPSLNNNPSLSQAVHPTQSIVATTTHASAPIPNTNATLAVAPQSASSSNSSPLAAVCSSSTTSSVGSKPSPSPKPAAAVHSIIQLPAASSPIASSQITVFVTSNPIPPAPATQAPPGMVATMVVTNKNIRPQDVRQQTPNPRPPQFITTKPVFINPIFQVPGASVAPNTTVVSQPVTMVAPIAVPTHIQLSPAPGSTQPSGTTVSSAQPVRTVGGQVPLTTNTSSPAPAVTPPAPQQTNCGAIKTESVVQVALGHKSSPLGSQPPSRLGPPAPPSSPFQPPLASPPTSSSPGTTTPLRKSPVGPPSPALVQSKPVQVAAPVPCPQDPPQSAREKPAAPATASVAQLAPPSTSACPVSQSDSPVTQTTAAASKVSTAVSSPSPIPNPSLPIVALAQAPSQASSSAPAAVSTKITQAPVVAPMPTVASSATSLPNPAPVQSPPASVVPAPTVPASEVAQSTSSPPPDPNREAAAPSESPAMGPPSQSAPVPPALIEPAGPQSQEPIASEKTTSEEVVTEQGWAKKRKTPINLVPRVAVEKPKGPSRRSSRADKEAEDEPVADSGMRKRSARPAASSAASKETGASPTQAKRRKSK; encoded by the exons CTATGAGGATGCCCAATCCATCAATGGTGCCCCCTGGGCCCAGCATGGCCGGGCAGGTGATGGTTCCGGGCGGCAGTGGACAGATGCCTCCCCGAGGTCGAGGATCAACCACTCAGATAG ACGGGATGGACCCaatgatgtcagttcagcagcagcagcagcagcagcagcaactccAGCACCAACAGGCGGGTCCACACGGCTCGGGTCAAATGCCCCCGCAGGCCGCCCATCACATGCAAGCATTGCAGGTTGGCAGGCAGCTTAACCCTGCCGCCTTGCAACAGCTTcagcagcaccaacagcagcaacaacaacaacaacaacaacaacaacaacaacaacaacaacaacaacaacaacaacaacaacagcagcagcagcagcagcagcagcagcagcagcagcaacaacagcaagcGCAGCTGTCCCAACTTGGACCTAGACCTCCGTTCAACCCCTCTGGCCCGATGGCTGTTCCTCCTAACTGGAACCAGCTACCATCTGGGGTCCTGCAGCCACCAGCCGCCCAAGGGGGCCCTGCATGGAGAAAGCCACCTCCTCAAGGCCAAATCGGTCAGCGCCCCCCTTCCCTAGCTGCCGTTCAGACTCCCaatcaccctccacctccctacccaTATGGCAGCCAACAAACTGGACAGGTCTTTAATGCCATCGGACAGGGTCAGTTGCAGCAGCAACAGGGTGGCATGGGACAGTTTGCAGCCCCTCAGCCTAAAGGCCCTCAGACAGGCCCTGGGGGTGTAGTAGGTCCCCCTAGGCCCCCCCCGCCGCTCCCGCCAGCCCCTGGACAGCAGGGTAACCTTGCCGCCAAGTCCCCCGGTTCCTCCTCGTCTCCTTTCCAGCAAGGTTCCCCCGGGACCCCTCCAATGATGGCCCAGCGACCGACCACCCCACAGGGTTTCCCCCAGGGTGTGGGCTCCCCAGGAAGAGCGGCTCTCGGACCGCAGGGGAATATGCAGCAAGGCTTTATGGGAATGCCTCAGCATGGACAGCCAGGGGCCCAAGTTCATCCAGGTGCAATGCCAG GCATGCAAAAGCGTCCCATGGGCTTTTCAAACATGACTGGAAACCAGAACTTTGTGCAGGGTCAAGTGAGTGGCACTACTCCTGGAACACCAGGAGGGGGAGCTGGTCAGCAGCTTCAGAGCGGTCAAGCCATGCCTCATCAAG GGCCACAGCCATCCTCCGTTGCTCCCAACACGATGCAGGGACCGCCTCATGCCCAAGCTAATGTTATGGGTGTACCAGGCGGTCAGCCTCCTGGTGCCGCTGCCGGAGCTAGTATGGGCCAGACGCAACCTGGCCTCCAAACCCAGATGATGGGCCTCCAGCATCAGGCCCAGCCCgtgtcctcctcccccagccagATGGTTCAAGGCCAGGGTGGAGGTCAGACGGTCCTCTCCAGGCCCCTAAGTcaggggcagagaggagggatgaCCCCACCCAAGCAGTTGATGCCTCAACAAGGCCAGGGGGTGATGCATGGGCAGGGTCAGATGGTTGGAGGCCAGGGGCACCAGGCCATGCTGctacagcaacagcagcagcagcagcagcagcaagcgcagcaacaacagcagcaagcgcagcaacaacagcagcaagtgcaacagcagcagcagcagcaacaacaacagcagcagcagcagcagcagcaacaacaacaacaacaacagcaacagaacACCATGATGGAACAAATGGTTCCCAATCAGATGCAAGCGAACAAGCAGGCTTTTGTAGGAAAGGTTCCGGCGGGGGTCATGCCTGGCCAGATGATGCGGGGCCCTTCACCAAATGTTCCAGGGAACATGGTTCCATTCCAGGCCCAGgtcggccagcagcagcagcagcagcagcagcagcagcagcagcagcagcaacagcatttgactccacaacaacagcagcaacaacaaatgGCTcaactccagcaacagcagttacagcagcagcaacagcaccagCTTCAACAGCAACAaatgcaacagcagcagcagcaactacagcagcagcagcagcagcagcaacaacaacaacaacaacaacaacaacaactacagcagcagcaacagatgaaccagcagcagcaggttccCATGGCCGGGAATCCAAACCAGGTGATGGGTATGCACGGGCAGCAGATGAGGCTGCCTGCTGGGCATCCCCTTGTTCAAcagcagctacagcagcagcagcagctacagcagcagaaacaacaGCAGGCAATgttgcaacaacaacagcagcagcagcaacaacaacaacaacaacaacaacaacaacaggcagCCCAGCAACACCAACATCCACTGGGCGACCCAAACAGCGGGCCAGGTGAATTGGGTGTCCAACAGATGCTGCCTGATATGCAGGGTCAGCAGCCGCAAGGCATGATGGGAACCCCTCAGCACATGCAGGTGGGCAACGGCCACTTTCAAGGACATGGCATGAACTTCAACCCACAGTTCCAAGGGCAGATGCCCATGGCGGGGGCAGTGGGACCACAAGGGGGCTTCCCTGTTAACAAGGATGTAACGCTGACCAGCCCACTGCTGGTCAACCTGCTCCAGAGTGATATCTCTGCCAGCCAGTTTGGGCCAGGAGCGAAGCAAGGAGCAGGGGGTAATAACCAGGCCAAGCCCAAGAAGAAGAAACCCCCGCGAAAGAAGAAACCTAAAGTTGGAGAGCAAGCTGATGGCCTGGG TGGTCTGGATGGGGCTTCTGGTCTGGAGGACTCTGACCTACCTGGGATGGCTGGAGATCACAGTTTAGTCATGGATACCTCTGGTCCTAAACCCCCTGATTTTCCCAACAGGCCTGCAG GCTTCACTGCCCAACCCGGAGAGCAGCGAGTGTTGCAGCAGGTGCCCATGCAGTTTatccaacaacagcagcagcagcaacaacaacaacaaatgcagCACTTGCAGCAGCAGCAAATACAGCAGCAGATGCAGCAGCAGATGCAACAGCAGCAATTACAGCAGCAAcagatgcagcagcagcagcagatgcaaCAAATGCAGATGCAGGGGCAACAGGGGATGGCCGTAACCCAGCCTCCTGGCCAAGCCCAGGCTCAAATGCATCCTCACcagcttcagcagcagcagcagcaacaacaacaacaacaacaacaacatcaacaacaacagcagcagcagcagcaacaacaacaacaacaacaacagcagcagcaagccCAGCCACCACACCTTCAACAGCAG cagcagcagcagatgatgatgatgcagaaGATGCAGCAGGAACAGGCTAAGAACCGTATGTCCATTCCTCCTGGAGGTCAACTGCCTCCCAGGGGGATGGTCAATCCAGGGGACGTTCACAGAATGCCAGTTTCCCAACAAGGAGGTATGCCTGCGATGATTAACCTGCAGGGGAATGTAGGAGTGCCGCCTTCACCTGACAAACCTAGAGGGATGCCTCTGGGCGTCAACGCACAG CTCGCTGGAGGACCGCGGAGAATGTCTCATCCAGATGTCGGGCCGGCTTCTCAAGGGTCTGAAACAGAAGAGGCCCCCCCTGGAGGAGGCCACACCATGCAGGGCAGGCCCGGAGTCCCAGAGCTGGTGATGCAGTCTGGAAATGGAGCCCAACAGATGATGGTCAATCCAGCCTCCAATGCTCACATGATGAAGCAGGGCCCTCTTCCGCCGTCCATGCCCCAGCACCCTGCAGCCAGtccccagcagcagctccccTCACAGGCGCAACAAGGGGGCCCCATGCCTGGCATCCACTTCCCTAACGTTCCCACAACCTCGCAGAGCTCCAGGCCCAAAACCCCCAACCGGGCGAGCCCCAGGCCATACCATCACCCCCTGACTCCGACTAATCGGCCCCCCAGCACAGAGCCGTCCGAAATCAACCTGTCCCCGGAGCGACTCAATGCCTCCATCGCAGGGCTGTTCCCCCCTAAAATCAACATTCCCTTGCCTCCAAGGCAACCCAACCTGAATAGGGGCTTTGACCAACAGGGTCTGAACCCCACTACGCTGAAGGCTATAGGGCAGGCCCCACCGAACTTAAACCTGCAAGGCAGCACAAATAACGGCAGTGGAAACAATGGTAACAATGGGCAGCAGTCATTCTCTTCTGCAGGTGGGGCGGCAGGTCCAGGTAGTAAGCTGGACAAGCAGTCCGGAGGGCAGGCCAAAAGGGCCAGTCCCAGCAACAGTCGAAGGTCCAGTCCAGCCTCCAGCCGGAAAGCAGCCACTCCAAGTCCAGGGAGGCAGAAGGGGACAAAGATGGCTCTCGCTGGTCCTCCCAACCAGCAGCAGATGATAAATGCTCCGGGGTCTGCCATGATGCTGAACCACCCCGCAGTAGCCTCCAATCTGGTATCCATGCCCTCACCAGTTGCTGCCGCCCCCGAGACTCAGCCTGCCCAGAACACCTTCATTGGCATGCAGGGTAACCCCTCTGAGGGACCCAAGGAAAGCCAGGGAACCATGCCTCAGCCCCAATCCATGGCCCATCCTCAGCCTTCCAGAGAGTTATCTGCCCCTACTAGAATGGCTAGTCCCCGTGTCCCCACACCCCATGAGGGCGGAGTTGTACCGCAAGCAGGTTCGGTTGAGAGGCAACCTGTGAACACGACACCCACGCCAGACTCTGTTCCCGAGGCCTTGTCCGCTTCAAAGGACGCACCAGTGTCTCTCAATCAGCTTCTGGAAATCCCCAACGCAGCTGGTATGCCTCCGCGGCCCACGCAGAGCGCGCCTGCCAGGGACGTGGCGAAGGAGAGTCCCAAGCCTCCATCGGCTCCAGAAAGACAACAGCCCAGTGTTTCTCAGGCCTCAGACATTCCATGCCCGGTTGCTCCAGCCCCTGCCCCGGTGGAAATGGAAGCTCCACCCAAGCCTGCTCCCTGCGTTCCCACCAGCAGCCCTAGCGTGCAGACAACTGCGAGCACTACCGTTAACACTAATCCAACCTCCGTCCCCAGCCTCAACAATAACCCCTCCCTGAGTCAAGCTGTCCATCCCACTCAGAGCATCGTCGCCACGACTACCCACGCCTCTGCTCCGATTCCAAACACTAATGCCACCCTCGCTGTAGCCCCCCAGTCAGCCTCTTCTAGCAACAGCAGTCCTCTAGCGGCCgtctgctccagctccaccaccagctctgTCGGCTCCAAGCCCAGCCCTAGCCCCAAGCCTGCGGCTGCTGTTCACTCCATCATACAGTTACCCGCCGCGTCAAGCCCCATCGCCTCTAGTCAaattactgtgtttgttacctcgAATCCAATCCCCCCTGCCCCCGCGACGCAGGCACCACCAGGCATGGTCGCAACCATGGTCGTTACCAACAAAAATATTAGGCCGCAGGACGTCCGACAGCAGACCCCCAACCCCCGCCCGCCCCAGTTCATCACTACCAAGCCTGTATTCATCAACCCTATTTTCCAGGTCCCTGGAGCCTCTGTGGCCCCCAACACAACCGTGGTGTCCCAGCCAGTAACCATGGTAGCACCGATCGCAGTGCCCACACACATCCAGCTCTCGCCAGCTCCAGGCTCCACCCAGCCCTCTGGCACTACAGTATCCAGCGCTCAGCCCGTTAGAACAGTCGGGGGCCAGGTCCCGTTGACGACCAATACGTCTTCACCGGCCCCAGCTGTCacacccccggccccccagcagACAAACTGTGGGGCTATCAAAACTGAAAGCGTGGTACAGGTAGCCCTCGGGCACAAGTCCAGTCCGTTAGGCAGCCAGCCGCCATCCCGTCTCGGCCCTCCTGCCCCGCCATCGTCACCCTTTCAGCCCCCCCTGGCCTCCCCGCCCACCTCTTCTAGTCCTGGGACCACAACCCCGCTGAGAAAGAGCCCCGTGggtcctccctctcctgctctggTTCAGAGTAAGCCTGTGCAGGTGGCCGCCCCTGTGCCCTGTCCACAAGACCCACCGCAGAGCGCCAGAGAGAAGCCTGCAGCGCCTGCCACTGCATCTGTGGCTCAACTAGCCCCGCCCTCTACTTCTGCCTGTCCAGTCAGTCAAAGTGATTCGCCAGTGACCCAGACCACGGCAGCTGCTTCAAAAGTGTCCACCGCAGTGTCCTCTCCATCCCCAATCCCAAATCCCTCCCTACCCATTGTGGCCCTTGCTCAGGCCCCCAGCCAGGCTTCAAGTTCTGCTCCCGCCGCTGTCTCGACTAAAATCACCCAGGCTCCTGTTGTGGCTCCTATGCCCACCGTTGCCTCCTCTGCTACCTCACTCCCCAATCCTGCCCCTGTACAAAGTCCCCCAGCCTCCGTTGTGCCAGCCCCCACTGTGCCGGCTTCAGAGGTGGCCCAATCCACGTCCTCGCCACCGCCTGACCCCAACAGAGAGGCTGCTGCCCCGTCTGAGTCCCCAGCTATGGGCCCTCCCTCGCAGTCTGCCCCAGTCCCTCCAG CACTAATTGAGCCCGCCGGTCCACAGTCACAGGAACCTATCGCCAGTGAAAAGACAA cATCTGAAGAAGTCGTCACAGAACAAGG ATGggcaaagaaaagaaagacgcCCATCAACTTAGTCCCAAG AGTGGCTGTGGAGAAGCCCAAGGGTCCGAGTCGCAGGAGCTCCCGGGCGGACAAGGAGGCGGAGGACGAGCCTGTAGCGGACAgcgggatgaggaagaggtcgGCCAGGCCCGCTGCCTCCAGTGCTGCTTCCaaag AGACTGGAGCGAGTCCCACTCAGGCCAAACGAAGGAAGTCTAAATAG